Proteins from a genomic interval of Onychostoma macrolepis isolate SWU-2019 chromosome 17, ASM1243209v1, whole genome shotgun sequence:
- the LOC131523295 gene encoding calpain-1 catalytic subunit-like, with protein MQETSKIQTDFKMPPPMVPHGMCLKVVNDRNMKGGMGSETNPLKFMDQDYNFIQNYCLKTNQRFVDEFFPPDPHSIGDGLLEPDDMARVEWIRPTVLYPNLAEFIVKTVSRFDYAQGNVGNCWFLASVGALTFQDKLLHKVVPDGQSFSHNYTGLFHFRFWRFGNWYDVVIDDKLPTVGRQLIFVKSKTFNEFWPALLEKAYAKVCGSYADMHNGRVSEALLDFTGGVHMHYELKTAPSDLWEIMYRAYQSEVIMGCETPPGKEKQLPNGIVLGHAYTVTNVYQVMSGRNPVKLVRLFNPWGDSEWKGDWSDKSPLWNTVSNEEHKQLIVNENGEFWMSMNDFLRTFDNMDICCTSPDFLEGKSACRWISKYHHGSWVSGSSDGGCMNYEDSFCKNPQFWLRINDFDKGCEQGQNNVLVTLIQKPDKRHRRRAAHHGIGFYVFAIPPEMRSEGKFGSSFFHGRKPVVTSRPFQDARQVMKFFRLEPGEYLIVPSTYHPNKSGEFILSILYKNEIHIQKDTERMEKKFLVDLLGESEVHYTEEVDERSKTKALFRQYSDQYKVVDAEKLQRLLHENLLGGHKNTEGFGLDSCRSIIAMSDFNVTGRLHGPEFIRLWNRILTYKNIFYSMDSSNDDVLSFNELQNALEKTGLHLNEDILNLMFVRYGGATEQISLEGFICLVMRLNCMARIFQRLCENGKITLDESEWIGLTMYS; from the exons ATGCAAGAGACCAGCA aaattcagacAGATTTCAAAATGCCTCCTCCAATGGTTCCACATGGCATGTGCTTAAAAGTCGTAAACGACCGCAACATGAAGGGTGGTATGGGCTCTGAAACAAATCCTCTGAAGTTCATGGATCAGGACTACAACTTTATACAAAACTACTGTCTCAAGACAAATCAGAGATTTGTTGATGAGTTTTTCCCACCAGATCCCCATTCTATTGGCGATGGGCTGCTGGAGCCAGATGATATGGCCAGGGTGGAGTGGATAAGACCAACG GTATTATATCCAAATTTGGCTGAATTTATTGTAAAGACAGTGTCCAGGTTTGACTATGCCCAAGGGAATGTAG GAAACTGTTGGTTTCTGGCATCGGTTGGGGCTCTAACATTTCAAGACAAATTATTACATAAGGTTGTTCCAGACGGACAGTCATTCAGCCACAATTATACTGGTTTATTTCACTTCAGA ttttgGCGGTTTGGAAACTGGTATGATGTTGTGATTGATGACAAACTGCCAACAGTCGGCCGGCAGCTGATTTTTGTgaaatcaaaaacatttaatgagTTCTGGCCTGCCTTGCTGGAGAAAGCATATGCCAA GGTGTGTGGCTCCTACGCTGACATGCATAATGGTCGAGTATCTGAGGCCCTCTTGGACTTTACCGGTGGGGTTCATATGCACTATGAACTGAAAACAGCTCCTAGTGATTTGTGGGAGATAATGTACCGTGCTTACCAGTCAGAGGTCATTATGGGTTGTGAAACTCCACCAGGG AAAGAGAAGCAGTTACCAAATGGCATAGTCTTGGGCCACGCTTACACCGTGACAAATGTTTACCAG GTCATGAGTGGTAGAAACCCAGTTAAGCTGGTTAGATTGTTCAACCCATGGGGAGATAGTGAATGGAAAGGAGACTGGAGTGACAA ATCACCTTTGTGGAACACCGTGAGCAATGAGGAACACAAACAACTCATTGTGAATGAAAATGGAGAGTTCTG GATGTCAATGAATGACTTCCTGAGAACATTTGACAACATGGATATCTGCTGTACCAGTCCTGATTTTCTGGAAGGGAAGTCTGCTTGTCGCTGGATTTCCAAGTACCACCATGGCAGCTGGGTTTCTGGGAGCTCAGACGGAGGCTGCATGAATTATGAAG ACAGCTTCTGTAAAAACCCCCAGTTTTGGCTGAGGATTAATGATTTTGATAAGGGCTGCGAACAGGGCCAGAACAATGTTCTGGTGACTCTCATACAGAAACCTGACAAGAGACACAGACGCCGCGCTGCACACCATGGCATCGGATTCTACGTGTTTGCA ATTCCACCTGAG ATGAGATCTGAGGGAAAGTTTGGATCAAGCTTTTTCCATGGAAGAAAGCCTGTGGTAACAAGCAGGCCCTTTCAGGATGCAAGACAGGTGATGAAATTCTTCAGGCTAGAGCCGGGAGAGTATCTCATCGTACCATCCACATATCATCCCAATAAGAGTGGAGAATTCATCCTGTCCATTCTCTACAAAAATGAGATCCACATTCA aAAGGATACAGaaagaatggagaaaaaattTCTTGTGGATCTTTTAGGCGAGTCTGAG GTCCATTACACTGAAGAAGTGGATGAAAGATCAAAAACTAAAGCACTGTTTCGGCAATATTCTGATCAA TATAAAGTTGTTGATGCTGAGAAGCTTCAACGGCTTCTTCATGAAAACTTACTTGGAG GGCATAAAAACACTGAAGGATTTGGCCTGGATTCCTGTAGAAGTATAATAGCCATGTCAGAC TTCAATGTTACTGGAAGACTCCACGGACCAGAATTCATTCGTCTATGGAACCGTATTTTGACATACAAG AATATCTTCTACAGCATGGATTCTTCCAATGATGATGTTTTGTCTTTCAACGAACTGCAAAATGCATTAGAGAAAACAG GCCTGCATCTAAATGAAGATATTCTCAATCTCATGTTTGTGCGGTATGGTGGTGCTACTGAACAGATCTCTCTGGAGGGTTTCATATGCCTTGTCATGCGTTTGAACTGCATGGCCA GGATATTCCAGAGACTCTGTGAAAACGGGAAGATAACTCTTGATGAGAGTGAG TGGATAGGACTCACCATGTACTCATGA